ATTTCAGAACCACCCGATTTCCCGCGAAATCTTCACATCATCGAAAAAGGCAGTCGATACGTCAAGTTGGGATGGACCACCAGTCAGGATGGAAACAGTCCCATAACGCAGTATATCATCGAGTACAAGACCGACGCCGGTGAGTCTCGAGAtcggatcttgaattttttttcaacgttgaaaCTTCGTGATTTCGATGACGTGCCtgaaacttgttttttttttttttgttgtttttctccaTCCGACAGAGGTTTGGCACGACCACACTTTTCACATCAACGTACcaggcagccaagcgttcggCCACGTCAGTTCTTTAAGGCCGGCTGTCAGCTACCAGTTTCGTCTTTTTGCCGAGAACGAACTGGGTCGGAGTCAATCGAGCGATGTAGGTAACGCATGCCGGAGTGCTTTTCGCATATACTTTTCCGTTAAACGAGACTAAAAGGTGCTCCAAAGTCCAtttggcacaaaaaaaaatcaaaagaaaaaaaaaatcccagtGTTACAACCGCCTCTCTTTCTACCTgtctttttctccgttttcgcgaagcgaaaaaattgatatggTCCAGATTAGTCGGGCCCATCGATTACCCGTTCATGTTTCGAGATACCGTTCCCCAGATACTGGACGTAACAACGGAGGGAGAAACGCCGGGTGGACCGCCAAGGAATTTGAAAGTAGATCCCGTCAGTTCGACGGAATTGAGAGTAATTTGGGATCCACCGGACCACGATCTGTGGAACGGGGAAATACTGGGATACCACATCGGCTACAAGGAGCACAGGTGAGtacgaaaaatcgaagggTCGGTAAACGGAGCGGTCGGGAGGGTAGAGATTTTTCCGGGGTTTCGAGGTGGTACGAAATTCCGACCCTCGGTCGATAAGTTCTTCGCCGCGGAGCGCGCGTACCCTGCAGACATCGGTGACCCTTTGACCTTGTGCAGAGTCGCCGCGGAGCAGTACACTTATCGTACGGTCGAAGGGAGAGTATCGATCGCGAACGTGGCGCTCGGACTCGCGCGAACATCGATCCCCGGTCGGCAGTGCCAGCTGACCGACTTGAAGAAATTCACCAGGTACAGCATCGTCGTGCAAGCGTACAACGCGCTCGGTCCCGGACCCGTCACCACTGAGGTGGTGGTAGCCACACTTGAAGACGGTGAGCAGATCTTGGATACTAATTTTCGTTTGGATGTTAAAATCGCGGATATTCATTCGCAGTTCCGAGCAGTCCACCTCAGGACGTCAGATGCACCGCGTTGTCGTCTCAGTCGCTACAGGTGTCATGGGATTCTCCTCCGGACTCGAGTTTGAACGGTGTACTGAAGGGGTACAAAGTGATCTGGGAGAGCATGGACAACTTTGTAGCCAGTTCCAAGTCCGAGACGAAAATCACCACCGGTTTGACCGTAGTGATGCACGGATTGGAGAAATACACGAATTATTCGGTCCAGGCGTTGGCTTACACCAGAGCTGGCGACGGTGTCGCGTCCTCGCCGCTCTATTGCCTCACGGAGGAAGACCTCCCGGAAATGCCCGCCGCGGTGAAAGCGGTCGCCAGTTCCGCGACGTCCATTATGGTCTCGTGGCAGCCCCCGATAAGAGCGAACGGGATAATAACTTCCTACAATGTGCATTACAGAGCCGTTGGTCCGGAAGGCGAGTGGTACCGAAGGACATTGGTACCTCAACGTACCAGCTACGAGGCGGAAAATTTGCACAAACGTAATCAGTACGAATTCGTCGTTGCCGCTGTGACTTCCGTCGGTGAAGGGACTCACACCGCTTCGATTATATTGGGACCGTCGGTCGAAGGTAAGAGAGATGCGTCGATCGACGAGAAATCTCCAGTTAGTAGCGACGATTGTCCGTTTGATTTCAGTACGCGCGGCGATATACTCTTTCGGAATGGTATTCGTGGTGCCCTGGAAACAGGACATCACCCTCCCTTGCCAGAGCGTAGGAAAACCGGAGCCCTCGACGACGTGGAAGCAGCGCGGCGGTCAGCTGGTCAAACCGTCCGCAAAGATATCCATAAAAAGTGACGGCTCGCTGAGAATGTCGGAACTGCAACGTGACGAGAGCGGAAACTACACTTGCATAGTGGAAAACAGACACGGGTCAGATCAGATAACGCATCGTTTGACCGTCCAAGGTGAGTCGATGACGGAAGCAGAACGATTTCAGGAAGGGGATGAACAcgctcttaatttttttttttttttttgatcagtgCCCCCAGCGCCTCCGCTCCTCCACGCCACCGTGTCGACGAGCACCTCGATAACGGTACAGTGGAAGCAGGGCGACGACGGCGGTGCGCCGATCAGAGGCTACGTACTCCAGTACAAAAGGGAATACGGCGAATGGGAGGAGGTCAAGGTTTCCCACAAGATAAGCAGCTATCTTCTGTCCCAGTTATGGTGCGGCACCAAGTATCGAGTATACATGACGGCCTTCAACCGCATCGGAATGGGACTGAGAAGCGACATAATCGACGCCATGACGGAGGGGTCCAAACCAGACCCGTCACCGGCCTCCGGCGACAAATTCATCACCGTCAACGTCTCCTGGATAACCTTGCACCTCCACACGTGGCACAACGGCGGTTGCCCGCTCCTCTATTTCGAACTCGAGTACAGAAGAAGTGGTGAAGATTTGTGGACACTCGTATCGAACAATATCGAGGTGAGCGTCCACTTTTTTGGTAACTAAACATTCGACGGTCCTTCGTTACACACTCTCCTCTTCGCACAGGTGCAGAGGACCTACACCCTCAACGAGCTTCAGCCTGGCACCAGCTACGAGGTGAGGATTCGAGCGCACAACAACGCTGGCTCAGCAGTTGCGGAGTACCGTTTCACGACTCTTCAGCCGGCCGGAAGCTCGACCGTACCCGCGATTGATTTGGACCAGTTCGTTCCGCAGCACACTCCGCTCTACTCTGACCTCAAGCTGATACTTCCGCTGGTGCTGAGTTCGTTCGCGATAATAGCCGCGGCCGGAGCGGTATTCTATTGCTTCAGAAAACGTACGAATCCGATTTGAAATTGCCAAGTTATGGGCACAATGATACCGTTCTCGCGTTTTTCTAATCTCACGGCGCGACGCCTGTGCAGGACCGTTTCTGGGCGACGTGGGTAGCTTGCACGACGCCCAAACAGCCGCCGCTCTGGACAACAAACAGAACATGGAACAGAGGGAACAGTATTACGCGACGGTTCGAAAAACGCTCAGATCACCGATCAACGAAATGGCAACCCTAGAAAGGATACCAGGTAAGAACGAAGggtatttattgattttcccGTTTAACGCACCTAATGCTTCGCTACGCCACGAAGCATCGTCCGGATAACGTTTCGCATCACTCGACGACACACGTAGGAGAGTGTAAATAGATTTCTTGATGAATCGCTCGaccggaaaacaaaaaaaaaaaaacatgtaggAAGTAGCAGAGCATCGGTTTCGCTTACTAGTTTGTACTGTGGCTGCGATGGCTGACTGATTATAGAATACTCCGAAGACATCTACCCTTACGCGACGTTCCAGCTGAAGGAAAGCGTACCAGCGCCCGGAGAGAGCCGTTGCGGCTCCGCTGCGCCTCTCCAGACATTCGTTTATCACGACCCCCGACTTTCCACTGCCGATACCCTTCAGCTGCGGGAGGTaagtagagaaagaaaaaaagtcagtTCTCATTCTGctacgatttattttcaatcacttCAACGGAACATTGCTGCAGCGTTTTTTGTAACTTGAAAGTCAATTTTGATTATCTCTACACTCTTTGCTATTGTTTCGTTATGAAAATCGCACCTTTAATGGCCTGTTTCTGTTACACCAACACCCTGTGTTGACGTAGTACCTAATGCACGGTTGCTCGATAATGTTGTATCTGGCCTACACAACTGTCACCGGATCTTTGATCATGAGTCCCGCTGCGGTATGCGATACCTCTCCACCCGTCCGTACCCTCCGATCCTCCGATGTTATTCGCTCTACTTGGAATGAAACATTAACCGTCGGACTCGATAGTGGAGGTCAATTGCGAGCTCTGCGCTCCTGCCGAATTTCGATGATAATTAAGAGTTGCGAGTAGCGGAAAGCCAGACGGAGGTTCAAGGTCTCTACCGAGGTCAATGTCAATGAATCCGAGTAAAACACGTTGCGTCTGCTGGTCCCCCTTTGACTCGCTTCCGAATTTGTACACAACCGGTGAACAAACCAATGAAACACAACGTAAAAACCGACAAACCGCCGGtcgtcgacaaaaaaaaaaaaacaaaaaaacaaacaaagtaaTGAAAACCATCAATGAAACAACCAACCAATCAACCAACTACCAACAAATCCCCCGTATGATTGCAGTCGGATTGCAACCGGTACGCAAAGGTTCGCGGCGGTCGCTCGTCATCGGTGCCATTGCACAAAATGAACAAGGGCAATCAAGGGAAATCCGAATCGGAAGAGTACGACACCCTGGGCTCGGACAGTGACACGGAAGTGGGGACCAGCAGCCGAACGGAATCTTCGAATCACCTGGTGGACTCCCGGCATCCCGTCACCAAGGCTGATTCGCGTGTTCACAGTACGACGgttaaaaaaaagacaaaaaaaaaaaaaaaccaaacaaaaacgaaacaacaacaacagcaaacAAAGACAGATACAAAAATCGCACAAAAGCAAACGcataatgaaaacaaaaaaaaacaaatcttaaACGAGCCCTCCAAACGGCTGTTCATTACGCTCttccgaatttttattcactttctcTTCGTTAAATGTTCACTACCACCGGATTATTTCTCTACCGTCGATTATTTAGGCACTGATCTGAAAGTTATCTGCACGTTTGCACAAAAATGAATTgagtaaaataagaaacagatggaaaaaaaaatggctccagtcaaatttcgatcgatgaaaTGATTCCTTTTGTCTTACAGACTTCCTGTACCATGGACCAGAATCTAGCACGTCTACAGAACCCTCACCGATTTTTGAGAGAAAATCGTTTCCTCGAAGAGGAAGACCCAAGTGAGTACGAACGCCCGTTTGCCCGAAGCTTTTTTCCGTGCCGAcgcaacgaaaaattctctctcttcctttttttccgccaG
The sequence above is a segment of the Athalia rosae chromosome 5, iyAthRosa1.1, whole genome shotgun sequence genome. Coding sequences within it:
- the LOC105684368 gene encoding Down syndrome cell adhesion molecule-like protein Dscam2 isoform X6, which encodes MIMKLLEQRWGFGDSCRSTKHPEVIADAAPQLVYKFIEQTIQPGPSVSLKCIAAGNPTPHFTWTLDGFPLPQNDRFVIGQYVTVHGDVISHVNISAVRVEDGGEYKCSASNRVSRVHHSARLNIYGLPHVRPMGNYAAVAGETTVMKCPVAGFPIASITWEKDGQLLPTSRRQEVSGNGTLVLHHVDSSTDRGAYTCTARNKQGHSDSQTVQIEVKVPPKIEPFSFPANIQAGARVHVTCVVSEGDAPIKITWLKDGRSLKPEEVTTHQIGEYDLALRIQSASPAHDGNYTCVASNDASKSTHTALLLVHVPPRIAPFSFNKDLSEGVRTQVTCMIEKGDPPFTITWLRNGVQIGTSGGTIFGSLGASGSSRAVQSPGLRVTSIDAHSSTIVIERVTATHTGNYTCVARNSVAEVSWTAELVVSVPPRWVMEPQDVHAPEGMPRLVLHCHADGFPKPAVTWRRATGNRPGNYRDIALANHEHTQDLRIHLNGSLVFGTVQENHEGFYLCEAMNGIGAGLSKVVYLTVNAPAHFPEKHRNQTARLGSSASLRCEAKGDHPLKIAWRKAGSALEPAVSDYRYMVKELNTTDGAVSVLGIVSTTRDDSGLYFCIASNAYGRDEMTLQLYIQEPPDFPRNLHIIEKGSRYVKLGWTTSQDGNSPITQYIIEYKTDAEVWHDHTFHINVPGSQAFGHVSSLRPAVSYQFRLFAENELGRSQSSDILDVTTEGETPGGPPRNLKVDPVSSTELRVIWDPPDHDLWNGEILGYHIGYKEHRVAAEQYTYRTVEGRVSIANVALGLARTSIPGRQCQLTDLKKFTRYSIVVQAYNALGPGPVTTEVVVATLEDVPSSPPQDVRCTALSSQSLQVSWDSPPDSSLNGVLKGYKVIWESMDNFVASSKSETKITTGLTVVMHGLEKYTNYSVQALAYTRAGDGVASSPLYCLTEEDLPEMPAAVKAVASSATSIMVSWQPPIRANGIITSYNVHYRAVGPEGEWYRRTLVPQRTSYEAENLHKRNQYEFVVAAVTSVGEGTHTASIILGPSVEVRAAIYSFGMVFVVPWKQDITLPCQSVGKPEPSTTWKQRGGQLVKPSAKISIKSDGSLRMSELQRDESGNYTCIVENRHGSDQITHRLTVQVPPAPPLLHATVSTSTSITVQWKQGDDGGAPIRGYVLQYKREYGEWEEVKVSHKISSYLLSQLWCGTKYRVYMTAFNRIGMGLRSDIIDAMTEGSKPDPSPASGDKFITVNVSWITLHLHTWHNGGCPLLYFELEYRRSGEDLWTLVSNNIEVQRTYTLNELQPGTSYEVRIRAHNNAGSAVAEYRFTTLQPAGSSTVPAIDLDQFVPQHTPLYSDLKLILPLVLSSFAIIAAAGAVFYCFRKRPFLGDVGSLHDAQTAAALDNKQNMEQREQYYATVRKTLRSPINEMATLERIPEYSEDIYPYATFQLKESVPAPGESRCGSAAPLQTFVYHDPRLSTADTLQLRESDCNRYAKVRGGRSSSVPLHKMNKGNQGKSESEEYDTLGSDSDTEVGTSSRTESSNHLVDSRHPVTKADSRVHNFLYHGPESSTSTEPSPIFERKSFPRRGRPKMLQLARYTSEETRASLGSVAMSGGSKHQSSIDGSGSLFATKLDPPSGFTDTLELSEAECDLDRGRGRHRIPRDFTIAV